In the Natronobacterium texcoconense genome, one interval contains:
- a CDS encoding MinD/ParA family ATP-binding protein, protein MIVAVGGGKGGVGKTTVAVNLARELGAVVVDGDLATGDVPKGDGPLLQDVLAGRVRPVAAVDDRDPIRMLSSGRTLAAARSSDLSALPAVLRSLEREFGRVVVDCPAGIARDVGYQLYSATIAVLVTTPDRAALADAIRTRDLASDLETPVGLVVLNHVSRDGAIETTVDRIEETLGVSVSTLETRSTIAESFECGQPVRDAFPSSPAVDSFAEIARRIDAIEERGTSLR, encoded by the coding sequence CGTCGCGGTCGGTGGCGGCAAGGGCGGCGTCGGTAAGACTACGGTCGCAGTAAACCTCGCGCGCGAACTCGGGGCGGTGGTCGTGGATGGTGATCTTGCGACAGGCGACGTCCCGAAAGGAGATGGACCACTCCTTCAGGACGTGCTGGCGGGACGGGTTCGTCCGGTCGCAGCGGTCGACGATCGTGACCCGATCAGGATGCTCTCGAGCGGCCGGACGCTCGCTGCCGCTCGTTCCTCGGATCTGTCGGCGCTTCCGGCAGTCCTACGGTCCCTCGAACGCGAGTTCGGCCGCGTCGTCGTCGACTGTCCGGCAGGGATCGCACGTGATGTGGGGTATCAGCTATACAGTGCGACGATAGCCGTCCTCGTAACGACACCCGATCGAGCTGCACTGGCGGATGCGATTCGGACGCGGGATCTCGCTTCGGATCTCGAGACGCCAGTTGGTCTCGTCGTTCTCAACCACGTTTCTCGAGACGGTGCGATCGAAACGACTGTCGATCGAATCGAGGAAACGCTCGGTGTCTCGGTATCTACCCTCGAAACGCGGTCGACCATCGCCGAGTCTTTCGAGTGCGGTCAGCCAGTCCGAGACGCTTTCCCTTCTTCTCCAGCAGTTGACTCCTTTGCGGAAATTGCCCGTCGAATCGATGCTATCGAGGAACGTGGAACTTCGTTACGATAA
- a CDS encoding DUF7125 family protein: protein MLAIAGAKGGCGKTTITLGLADAFARNGTPTVAVDADRQLPNLHVLADVDREPTIAELENATDIDEITHSRTETDDVGVLPAATTTQQIDLEAAIGRLRRSPKRVLVDCPSGAGPDAIEALEYADRVVVVATNTDRGLRGAGTTIDVAHRLDVPIAGIVINQSSGVTDVLESKLEAPVLGTIPEHESPLTGPATREAFDDIAARLTVGGSESYRRRCEYNDNRLPVGNQAIDRALQGGVPPGTTIALTADPASQSEQFLYQATATRGTLYLTTDRTGTAVEAAIGSATVRTGNPTVRHLENDPLEHATRLVDELPDGANLVVDSMNALERTNRDDYLEFLNGIVDRMHETRGIAVLHCLKPTSSENRTVTRHLVDAVFDLRTITAGENMGVTHRLSVPKFRFDGRVAETIEFDHDLCSNDKTETGADWPEVEAGDLS from the coding sequence ATGCTCGCAATCGCTGGCGCGAAAGGCGGCTGTGGAAAGACGACGATAACGCTCGGCCTCGCGGATGCATTCGCGCGAAATGGAACGCCGACCGTAGCAGTCGACGCCGACCGACAGCTACCGAACCTGCACGTCCTCGCCGACGTGGATCGAGAACCAACGATCGCGGAACTCGAGAACGCGACGGATATCGACGAAATCACCCATAGTCGGACAGAAACAGACGACGTCGGTGTTCTCCCCGCAGCGACGACCACTCAGCAGATCGATCTCGAGGCAGCAATCGGTCGGCTGCGGCGGAGTCCGAAACGAGTGCTGGTAGACTGTCCCTCGGGAGCCGGTCCCGACGCGATCGAAGCACTCGAGTACGCCGACAGGGTCGTCGTCGTGGCCACGAATACCGATCGCGGTCTGCGCGGTGCCGGAACGACGATCGACGTCGCTCATCGGCTCGACGTTCCCATCGCAGGGATAGTCATCAACCAAAGTAGCGGCGTGACGGACGTACTCGAGTCGAAACTGGAGGCACCGGTTCTCGGGACGATCCCGGAGCACGAATCGCCATTGACTGGACCAGCGACCCGTGAGGCGTTCGACGATATCGCAGCACGGCTAACGGTCGGTGGCTCCGAATCGTACAGAAGAAGGTGTGAATACAACGACAATCGCCTCCCGGTCGGCAACCAGGCCATCGATCGCGCTCTCCAGGGTGGTGTCCCGCCAGGAACGACGATTGCGCTGACAGCGGATCCGGCCAGTCAATCGGAACAGTTCCTCTACCAGGCGACCGCAACCCGGGGAACGCTCTACCTGACGACAGATCGAACGGGCACCGCCGTCGAAGCTGCGATCGGCTCGGCTACGGTTCGAACCGGAAATCCGACTGTTCGACACCTCGAGAACGACCCGCTCGAGCATGCCACGCGACTCGTCGACGAACTACCGGACGGTGCGAACCTCGTCGTCGACTCGATGAACGCTCTCGAACGCACAAATCGTGATGACTATCTCGAGTTCCTGAACGGGATCGTGGATCGAATGCACGAAACTCGTGGAATCGCCGTTCTCCACTGCTTGAAACCCACGAGTTCCGAGAACCGGACGGTAACCCGCCACCTCGTCGATGCCGTCTTCGACCTCCGGACGATTACGGCAGGAGAAAATATGGGTGTTACCCACCGGCTGTCAGTTCCGAAGTTCCGATTCGATGGACGAGTAGCAGAGACGATCGAGTTCGATCACGACCTCTGCTCGAATGATAAGACGGAGACCGGTGCCGACTGGCCCGAAGTCGAAGCTGGTGACTTATCGTAA
- a CDS encoding outer membrane protein assembly factor BamB family protein has protein sequence MYGVDLANTGHQSNASGPTEDVDVDWTFETGDSLAATPIIVDGILYVGSHDEHFYALDAENGDEEWSVDLGTSARRTPAYADGNIYISGSRELLSIDAETGEIRWREDGTDSNPYYPLIVDEETGIVTDDEYIWRFDPKTGSLEQVIDLLPDPFEMGVSGAPAIADGIAYVGYEDRLGAIDLETGEREWEFENETGEIFHQISPAVADGLVYIGDVDGNFYAVDAESGDLEWEYNEATEVASNPSVADGMVFFGDSDRVVALEVDSGNKEWEADVGPTPDVQPTATNETIYLAVHRFLYAVEAKTGNKIWSHEFGSHVDEPRIGTNYAMQAPPIIVDGSLYVTTSNNKIHKFKTR, from the coding sequence ATGTACGGTGTCGACCTCGCTAATACTGGCCATCAGTCGAATGCATCTGGTCCGACGGAGGACGTCGACGTCGACTGGACGTTCGAAACCGGGGATTCGCTCGCAGCGACGCCGATCATCGTCGACGGCATCCTGTACGTCGGTTCCCACGACGAACATTTCTACGCACTCGACGCCGAAAACGGGGACGAAGAGTGGTCGGTCGATCTAGGAACGTCGGCTCGCCGAACTCCTGCCTATGCTGATGGCAACATCTACATCTCGGGGAGTCGAGAGTTGCTGTCGATCGATGCGGAAACCGGTGAGATTCGATGGCGCGAAGACGGAACGGATTCGAACCCCTATTATCCACTCATCGTCGACGAGGAAACTGGCATCGTCACTGACGATGAGTACATCTGGAGGTTCGACCCAAAGACTGGTTCGCTCGAGCAAGTGATCGACTTGCTTCCCGATCCGTTCGAGATGGGCGTCTCCGGAGCGCCTGCTATCGCTGACGGGATCGCATACGTCGGCTACGAGGATCGTCTCGGAGCGATCGATCTCGAGACCGGCGAACGGGAGTGGGAGTTCGAGAACGAGACCGGTGAGATATTCCACCAGATCAGCCCAGCCGTCGCGGACGGACTGGTGTACATTGGTGACGTCGACGGGAACTTTTACGCTGTCGACGCCGAATCTGGTGATCTCGAGTGGGAGTATAACGAGGCTACTGAGGTCGCCTCGAATCCGTCAGTAGCCGATGGGATGGTTTTCTTTGGTGATAGTGATCGAGTCGTCGCTCTGGAAGTCGATAGTGGAAATAAAGAGTGGGAAGCCGATGTTGGCCCGACACCAGATGTTCAGCCAACAGCTACCAATGAGACGATATATTTAGCTGTACATAGGTTTCTCTATGCAGTTGAGGCTAAGACCGGTAACAAAATATGGTCGCATGAATTTGGGTCTCATGTAGATGAACCACGTATAGGCACTAATTATGCAATGCAGGCTCCACCTATAATCGTGGACGGATCACTATACGTCACGACATCGAATAATAAGATTCACAAATTCAAGACTAGATAG
- a CDS encoding DUF7286 family protein: MTGNRPRTVSFTVDERARVPFAIIGVLLLVSSVTVVGILESRDTPETDVDPMLAIDRTEPLVQSELREATLRATDEAARAPLATTADTPVGNAIDDPREDEFERYLKLLIYLEAQESLPAAGEELRDVETTVELESVDWDDPESIEDAIDRVDLEAGDGTLEVTLDPVSIHLDGRDTQLREQREVTVTVGTTLFELRERTQEFEEQLETEFLEADGYEGFSRTLATRLYALTWAKAYYDRLDSDPADRAFENVTPHNHTEVLANDAVFAVQEDAFGEGAADPYEDRVMRGAAACLAVDLGDDVVEADLEDLETLCESEYLFGDADGDLEDPPTVQELLLWLLEDYVEGEMELELQVHPFAEAAFSETTAFRMGDMEDEFNETLVETERFEEEYLDSHYQEELGNAEEIDVFNSILDDIERLSDDAERSEELSDSKSRIYDTQVDLTDDTTQHRTLPSVDYSEGPIGSENHTYEGSEYHVVSSDDADVTISECDDESDDLDRDLVNIDVEFRNTVQERATWEGNENATNVTIRSEERQIRYTATFTISGSFAPDSNIDRSKGIETALEEGGSVGPVAGSNFDDAPGKALDELFGTRYESTIESRIEAQSRDILSESDLETAIDYETDGKIDLESGYLDAWLENELAITHVTVVTEVEPLEVDLFEMIEGDSPIYELESEVEQLEEELVYEGVDGEYENPPDMARVELRQRYFDNLYAWIDVMGEIHDDSNDAADSMIDDLLGGANGILEESAGFTQGMIADSEHILEDESDDELARADGSPLKEDVHITVDGSPTYLQLEPVEREEVPAVRPEEEGPVNPTGTTHAPLGSKYENEVGFPGAPVIPWPQFFFLQLDAWQVEVQGEYARFEVKSTSGDGSSTDSTTYVREDKDVHLDVRPETELEAGSVEAIEFENSVPVVAFVPSPTLLTRGSPGIGNIGTDENQSVTWESTGPEFEYED, translated from the coding sequence ATGACCGGAAACCGACCACGAACCGTCTCGTTTACCGTCGACGAACGCGCACGCGTCCCGTTCGCGATCATCGGCGTCTTACTCCTGGTGAGCAGCGTCACCGTCGTCGGAATCCTCGAGTCGCGCGACACGCCCGAGACCGACGTCGATCCGATGCTCGCGATCGACCGAACGGAACCGCTCGTCCAGTCCGAACTCAGGGAGGCCACACTCCGTGCGACCGACGAGGCCGCGAGAGCACCGCTGGCGACGACGGCCGACACTCCCGTCGGAAACGCGATCGACGATCCCCGCGAGGACGAGTTCGAACGTTACCTGAAGCTACTGATCTACCTCGAGGCACAGGAGTCGCTTCCGGCTGCCGGAGAAGAACTTCGTGACGTCGAAACGACCGTCGAACTCGAGTCCGTCGACTGGGACGACCCGGAAAGCATCGAAGACGCGATCGATCGCGTCGACCTCGAGGCCGGCGACGGTACGCTCGAAGTGACCCTCGACCCCGTCTCGATCCATCTCGATGGACGAGACACCCAGCTTCGAGAACAACGCGAGGTCACCGTCACCGTGGGCACGACGCTGTTCGAACTTCGAGAACGAACACAGGAGTTCGAAGAGCAACTCGAGACAGAATTCCTCGAGGCAGACGGATACGAGGGATTCAGTCGAACGCTCGCTACCAGGCTGTATGCACTGACGTGGGCGAAAGCCTACTACGATCGTCTCGACAGCGACCCAGCCGATCGAGCGTTCGAGAACGTCACGCCACACAACCACACCGAGGTGCTGGCAAACGACGCGGTCTTTGCAGTACAAGAGGACGCGTTCGGCGAAGGGGCTGCCGACCCCTACGAGGACCGCGTGATGCGTGGCGCTGCAGCCTGTCTCGCCGTCGACCTCGGTGACGACGTCGTTGAAGCCGACCTTGAAGACCTCGAAACGCTCTGTGAGAGCGAGTATTTGTTCGGTGATGCGGATGGCGACCTCGAGGACCCGCCGACGGTACAGGAATTGTTGCTGTGGCTGCTCGAAGATTACGTGGAAGGAGAGATGGAACTCGAGTTGCAGGTGCATCCGTTCGCCGAAGCTGCTTTTTCCGAGACGACGGCGTTCAGAATGGGTGATATGGAAGACGAGTTTAACGAAACGCTTGTGGAGACGGAGCGGTTCGAAGAGGAGTATTTGGATTCACATTATCAGGAAGAGTTAGGTAATGCTGAAGAAATTGATGTTTTTAATAGTATTTTAGATGATATAGAACGGCTGAGTGACGATGCAGAGAGGAGTGAAGAGTTGTCTGATAGCAAATCAAGGATTTATGATACCCAAGTAGATCTCACTGATGACACCACACAACACAGAACTCTACCCAGTGTCGACTACAGCGAGGGACCGATTGGGAGTGAGAACCACACCTACGAAGGATCGGAGTACCACGTCGTCTCGAGCGATGACGCTGACGTTACGATTTCCGAGTGCGACGACGAGTCCGACGACCTAGATAGAGATCTCGTCAATATCGACGTCGAGTTTCGGAACACGGTCCAGGAACGAGCAACGTGGGAAGGCAACGAGAACGCAACCAACGTAACGATTCGCTCCGAAGAGAGACAGATCAGATACACGGCTACGTTTACGATTTCGGGCTCCTTCGCGCCTGATTCGAACATCGATCGGTCGAAAGGAATCGAGACGGCACTCGAGGAAGGAGGATCAGTCGGTCCTGTGGCTGGAAGTAATTTCGACGATGCGCCCGGTAAGGCGCTCGACGAGCTGTTCGGCACACGATATGAGAGTACGATCGAGAGTCGAATCGAAGCTCAATCACGAGACATCCTCAGTGAAAGCGATCTCGAGACCGCGATCGATTACGAGACAGATGGTAAGATAGACCTCGAGAGCGGCTACCTCGATGCGTGGTTAGAAAACGAGCTAGCGATCACACACGTGACTGTCGTTACCGAAGTCGAGCCGCTCGAGGTCGATCTGTTCGAAATGATCGAGGGAGACAGTCCGATCTACGAACTTGAGTCCGAGGTCGAGCAGTTGGAAGAGGAACTCGTCTACGAGGGAGTCGACGGAGAGTACGAGAACCCACCCGATATGGCACGAGTCGAACTCCGGCAGCGATATTTCGACAATCTCTACGCCTGGATCGACGTAATGGGCGAAATTCACGACGACTCGAACGACGCAGCCGACAGCATGATCGACGATCTCCTCGGTGGTGCGAACGGCATACTCGAGGAAAGTGCCGGATTTACCCAGGGAATGATAGCCGATTCGGAACACATCCTCGAGGACGAATCGGACGACGAACTGGCGAGAGCTGACGGCTCACCACTGAAAGAGGACGTCCACATCACCGTCGACGGATCGCCGACGTATCTACAACTCGAACCGGTCGAACGCGAGGAAGTTCCTGCCGTCCGGCCAGAAGAGGAGGGACCTGTGAACCCCACAGGAACGACACACGCTCCATTGGGATCGAAATACGAGAACGAGGTCGGATTCCCCGGCGCACCGGTTATCCCGTGGCCACAGTTCTTCTTCCTGCAACTCGATGCCTGGCAGGTCGAAGTCCAGGGAGAGTACGCCAGATTCGAGGTGAAATCCACCAGTGGGGACGGCTCGAGTACGGACTCGACGACGTACGTTCGCGAGGATAAAGACGTGCATCTCGACGTTAGGCCCGAAACGGAACTCGAAGCAGGGTCAGTCGAGGCAATCGAGTTCGAGAACTCGGTTCCGGTTGTCGCTTTCGTTCCTAGCCCGACGCTTTTGACTCGAGGATCACCAGGTATTGGAAATATTGGAACTGATGAGAATCAGTCAGTGACTTGGGAGAGTACTGGTCCGGAATTCGAGTACGAAGATTGA
- a CDS encoding DUF7284 family protein, whose translation MNERAVSTVLDVALALLLVSASVLVLGLYLQDSDDGLEETDADRTAETLAATTISVQYDLSAVEEGDQFVPPEKTSANTYDRTEYGPATGLLADAAVTNARVDDDRLLTYGDEYEDAVDASIGSTLVGSNHHVYAVAVWEPYENATVRGEATAGQRSPPDEDVGSATLTVSSGMTDLEEETIREAYENGDDREEGIALVSELIAERIVDGYFDHEASQHALESQGIDRSLKVYHYQQTAAATNVEFDDPDDGESPLSRTGANATAANERLVYGDEDRNVFLEDFWEWLIGDDEANGLAALIAEDITEEALADEIDAIDEEYDGDAANERVGELLAESVSVGELTITIQTWDS comes from the coding sequence GTGAACGAGAGAGCCGTCAGCACCGTCCTCGACGTGGCACTCGCGCTCTTGCTGGTCAGCGCGAGCGTCCTGGTTCTCGGGCTCTACCTGCAGGACTCCGACGACGGACTCGAGGAGACGGACGCCGATCGCACTGCGGAGACGCTCGCCGCCACGACGATTTCGGTCCAGTACGACCTGAGCGCCGTCGAGGAGGGTGATCAGTTCGTTCCACCTGAAAAAACCTCGGCGAACACGTACGACCGAACCGAGTACGGACCGGCGACCGGGTTACTCGCCGACGCAGCAGTGACGAACGCGCGGGTCGACGACGACCGACTGCTCACCTACGGCGACGAGTACGAAGACGCCGTCGACGCCTCGATCGGCAGTACGCTCGTGGGGTCGAACCACCACGTCTACGCCGTCGCCGTCTGGGAACCCTACGAGAACGCTACCGTCCGGGGCGAAGCAACTGCCGGTCAGCGATCGCCACCCGACGAGGACGTCGGCAGCGCCACGTTGACCGTCTCGAGCGGGATGACCGACCTCGAGGAAGAGACCATCAGGGAAGCCTACGAGAACGGCGACGACCGCGAGGAAGGAATCGCCCTAGTCTCCGAGTTGATCGCCGAACGGATCGTCGACGGCTACTTCGACCACGAGGCGTCACAGCACGCCCTCGAGAGCCAGGGGATCGATCGGTCACTGAAGGTCTACCACTACCAGCAGACCGCAGCCGCGACCAACGTCGAGTTCGACGATCCCGACGACGGGGAGAGCCCACTCAGCAGGACGGGAGCGAACGCGACGGCCGCAAACGAGCGACTCGTCTACGGCGACGAGGACCGGAACGTGTTTCTCGAGGATTTCTGGGAGTGGCTCATCGGCGACGACGAAGCAAACGGCCTCGCAGCATTGATCGCCGAGGACATCACTGAAGAAGCGCTCGCGGACGAGATTGACGCTATCGACGAGGAGTACGACGGCGACGCCGCGAACGAACGGGTCGGCGAGCTCCTCGCGGAGTCGGTCTCGGTCGGCGAACTGACGATCACGATCCAGACCTGGGACTCATAG
- a CDS encoding DUF7285 family protein has protein sequence MLRSSTRRAQTEPLAALVAVAVIGIALGLYSGYLTGVLSETTDRSPEDVTLERVWQDVSETGVFVGGEGEPIADRVRLASLPEGENVRIAVTTVQNGENRLVTEARFDAAGDALDPDALEDPPENAGVAERPVPVELEPGDVRGGTLRVEVWSP, from the coding sequence ATGTTACGCTCGTCGACGCGTAGAGCACAGACCGAACCGCTCGCCGCACTCGTCGCCGTCGCAGTGATCGGGATCGCACTGGGGCTGTACAGCGGCTATCTCACCGGCGTGCTCTCGGAGACGACCGACCGCTCGCCGGAAGACGTCACTCTCGAGCGCGTCTGGCAAGACGTCTCGGAGACGGGCGTGTTTGTCGGTGGCGAGGGAGAACCGATAGCGGACCGGGTTCGGCTGGCGTCACTTCCCGAGGGGGAGAACGTCCGGATTGCCGTTACGACCGTTCAGAACGGAGAAAATCGCCTCGTCACCGAGGCACGATTCGACGCCGCTGGTGACGCTCTCGATCCCGACGCACTCGAGGATCCGCCAGAAAACGCTGGCGTCGCGGAACGACCGGTTCCAGTCGAACTCGAGCCAGGAGACGTCCGTGGCGGGACGCTTCGCGTGGAGGTGTGGTCGCCGTGA
- a CDS encoding DUF7283 family protein, giving the protein MDLEAPADAWYVWLAVSIVSLAMAAVAIGLPTGPPPDAAEAANTIERASGADTYEATTSYRHEANAVKIDGKTVSMRNEHGTAHSSIAYGQVVPVMGHDRLENVTHGTAIEDEYAAEIEAPGETGIDAFLEDVETAHVETAGEWRSADGKLRATTVRTMPTPAVSASVATEDLPGIQTDELAFEYETNRAVDFSFRAEGANGMEAETYTTSEQGTGEVTIDHTAIESNTLQFPITVDIWTSGARVCQETIESDGAGETVEICDRDEGSIEIDEDTDEVGYLERSATGESEVYHVTLVDA; this is encoded by the coding sequence ATGGATCTCGAGGCGCCCGCCGACGCGTGGTACGTCTGGCTGGCGGTCAGCATCGTCAGCCTCGCGATGGCCGCCGTCGCGATCGGACTCCCGACCGGACCGCCGCCCGACGCGGCCGAAGCCGCAAACACCATCGAACGAGCGAGCGGAGCCGACACCTACGAAGCGACAACCAGCTACAGACACGAGGCCAACGCAGTCAAGATCGACGGCAAGACCGTCTCCATGCGAAACGAGCACGGGACGGCCCACTCGAGTATCGCCTACGGCCAGGTCGTCCCCGTGATGGGCCACGACCGACTCGAGAACGTCACCCACGGGACGGCGATCGAAGACGAGTACGCCGCAGAGATCGAGGCCCCCGGCGAGACCGGGATCGACGCCTTCCTCGAGGACGTCGAAACGGCCCACGTGGAAACCGCCGGCGAGTGGCGATCTGCAGACGGCAAGTTGCGCGCTACGACGGTGCGAACGATGCCGACACCCGCCGTCTCTGCATCCGTGGCGACCGAGGACCTGCCGGGGATCCAGACCGACGAACTCGCGTTCGAGTACGAGACGAACCGCGCAGTCGATTTCTCGTTTCGGGCGGAGGGCGCGAACGGAATGGAGGCAGAGACCTACACTACGTCCGAGCAAGGAACAGGCGAGGTGACGATCGATCACACCGCGATCGAGAGTAACACGCTCCAGTTCCCGATAACCGTCGACATCTGGACGAGTGGAGCACGCGTCTGCCAGGAGACGATCGAGAGCGACGGTGCCGGCGAGACGGTCGAGATATGTGATCGGGACGAAGGATCTATCGAGATCGACGAAGACACCGACGAAGTCGGCTACCTCGAGCGATCAGCGACCGGAGAATCGGAGGTATACCATGTTACGCTCGTCGACGCGTAG
- a CDS encoding secretion system protein, protein MRDDPTSNLVSLARTLARLYPWPVEASEELTESLSFLESKVAPETVVRAGYGAGIVSTVPLLALAVTSIPVAVLAFFLLVVPLATIQVVHELPKLLAAFRRTEALGDAPNLVGRAVLRMQVQPSLESAIRFAADTGRGPLSASLAAHVDRSMGTSETGLLSFADEWADRFPALRRSSHLLATAQDAPEGERSRTLDRALGAILNGTREQMATFTAAIRAPTSALFAFGVMLPLALVALVPAVPMVGVSVNIWMVVLLYNVVLPTVLVAASLWLLVRRPVAFPPPSIDRTHPDLPEKLWLRFVAGLVIGGVAYVATGQAGYAHLAPIAGLGLGGGIGLLAVYSPILSVRHYVRDVEKHLTDALYLVGRQVAEGESVESAIALAGERVPAETGDVFEAAADLQRRLHVGVDEAFLGEYGALRHVPSPRARGTASLLAIATDEGQPAGRAIVAMADHLEELEDLERETQRDLEQVTGTLDNTAAYFGPLVAGATVGLADMMSGIDVEATTESAAFPTESLALSIGAFVLVLCFVLIPLSYALRYGLDRALFGYHVGRALLSATTVYVITVVAIDLLLSF, encoded by the coding sequence ATGAGAGACGACCCGACTTCGAACCTCGTCTCGCTCGCCCGTACGCTCGCGAGGCTGTACCCCTGGCCGGTCGAGGCGAGCGAGGAACTCACCGAGTCGCTATCCTTTCTCGAGTCGAAAGTTGCCCCCGAAACCGTCGTTCGTGCAGGGTACGGTGCCGGCATCGTCTCGACAGTCCCGCTGCTCGCACTCGCCGTGACGTCGATACCGGTCGCCGTTCTCGCCTTCTTCCTGCTCGTCGTTCCGCTCGCGACGATCCAGGTCGTACACGAACTTCCGAAGCTACTCGCGGCGTTCAGACGCACGGAAGCACTCGGCGACGCGCCCAACCTCGTCGGCCGGGCAGTGTTGCGGATGCAGGTCCAGCCCTCCCTCGAGAGCGCGATCCGGTTCGCGGCAGACACCGGACGCGGCCCGCTGTCGGCGAGTCTCGCCGCCCACGTCGACCGGTCGATGGGGACGTCCGAGACGGGGCTACTGTCGTTCGCCGACGAGTGGGCCGACCGGTTTCCCGCCCTTCGACGCTCGAGTCACCTGCTCGCGACCGCCCAGGACGCTCCGGAAGGCGAACGGTCGCGAACGCTGGACCGGGCGCTGGGTGCGATCCTGAACGGGACTCGAGAACAGATGGCGACGTTTACGGCCGCGATCCGTGCACCCACGAGTGCGCTGTTCGCGTTCGGCGTAATGTTACCCCTCGCGCTCGTCGCGCTCGTTCCGGCCGTCCCGATGGTCGGGGTTTCGGTCAACATCTGGATGGTCGTCCTGCTGTACAACGTCGTCCTTCCGACTGTTCTCGTTGCCGCGAGTCTCTGGCTGCTCGTCCGTCGACCCGTCGCCTTCCCGCCGCCGTCGATCGATCGTACCCATCCCGATCTCCCGGAGAAGTTGTGGCTCCGGTTCGTGGCTGGCCTGGTCATCGGCGGCGTCGCCTACGTCGCGACGGGACAGGCCGGCTACGCTCACCTCGCACCGATCGCAGGCCTCGGCCTCGGTGGTGGAATCGGGCTACTGGCCGTCTACAGCCCGATACTCTCGGTCCGTCACTACGTTCGCGACGTCGAGAAACACCTCACCGACGCCCTCTACCTCGTCGGTCGACAGGTCGCCGAGGGCGAATCCGTCGAGTCGGCGATCGCACTCGCGGGCGAGCGCGTGCCCGCAGAAACGGGTGATGTCTTCGAGGCAGCCGCCGACCTCCAGCGTCGCCTCCACGTCGGCGTCGACGAAGCGTTCCTCGGCGAGTACGGCGCGCTCCGGCACGTTCCGAGTCCTCGAGCGCGGGGAACGGCGTCGTTGCTCGCGATCGCCACCGACGAAGGTCAGCCCGCAGGACGAGCGATCGTCGCGATGGCGGACCACCTGGAGGAACTCGAGGACCTCGAGCGCGAGACCCAGCGCGACCTCGAGCAGGTAACGGGAACCCTGGACAACACGGCCGCCTACTTCGGACCGCTTGTCGCCGGCGCGACGGTCGGACTCGCGGACATGATGAGCGGAATCGACGTGGAGGCGACGACCGAGTCGGCAGCGTTCCCGACCGAGTCGCTCGCGCTCTCGATCGGCGCGTTCGTCCTCGTGCTCTGTTTCGTCCTGATCCCGCTCTCCTATGCCCTGCGCTACGGGCTCGATCGAGCGCTCTTTGGTTACCACGTCGGCCGGGCGCTGCTCTCGGCGACGACAGTGTACGTGATCACCGTGGTCGCGATCGATCTCCTGCTGTCGTTCTGA